One window of the Pseudomonas lurida genome contains the following:
- the uvrD gene encoding DNA helicase II, whose product MRDDLSLLLNSLNDAQRQAVAAPVGRQLVLAGAGSGKTRVLVHRIAWLIQVENASPHSILSVTFTNKAAAEMRHRIEQLMGISPAGMWVGTFHGLAHRLLRAHWQEAGLSQTFQILDSDDQQRLVKRVIRELGLDEQRWPARQAQWFINGQKDEGLRPQHIQASGDLFLATMRSIYEAYEAACVRAGVIDFSELLLRALDLWRDNPGLLAHYQKRFRHILVDEFQDTNAVQYAWLRLLAKGGDSLMVVGDDDQSIYGWRGAKIENIYQYSEDFPDAVTIRLEQNYRSTAGILKAANALIANNTGRLGKELWTDGGEGEAINLYAAFNEHDEARYVVETIESALKTGLARSDIAILYRSNAQSRVLEEALLRERIPYRIYGGQRFFERAEIKNAMAYLRLLEGRGNDAALERVINIPARGIGEKTVEAIRDHARHADVSMWEAMRLLIANKGLTGRAASALGVFVELIENLAAKCAEMPLHLMTQTVIEQSGLIAYHEAEKGEKGQARVENLEELVSAARAFENTEEDEELTPLAAFLGHASLEAGDTQADEHEDSIQLMTLHSAKGLEFPYVFLVGMEEGLFPHKMSLEEPGRLEEERRLAYVGITRAMQNLVMTYAETRRLYGSETYNKVSRFVREVPKGLIQEVRLSNSVSRPFGGGQQQNSSSMFAGSEIPETQFSLGQQVRHSVFGEGVILNFEGAGAQARVQVNFAEGSKWLMMGYAKLEAI is encoded by the coding sequence ATGCGCGATGATCTCTCCCTTCTGCTGAACTCCCTCAACGATGCCCAACGCCAGGCCGTAGCGGCCCCCGTTGGCCGTCAGTTGGTCCTGGCCGGTGCTGGCTCCGGTAAAACCCGAGTGCTGGTGCACCGCATCGCCTGGTTGATCCAGGTCGAAAACGCGTCCCCCCATTCAATCCTGTCGGTGACGTTTACCAACAAGGCTGCGGCCGAGATGCGCCACCGCATCGAACAGCTCATGGGCATCAGCCCGGCCGGTATGTGGGTGGGCACCTTCCACGGCCTGGCGCACCGCCTGTTGCGAGCGCACTGGCAGGAAGCGGGCCTGAGCCAGACCTTCCAGATTCTCGACAGCGATGACCAGCAACGCCTGGTCAAGCGGGTGATCCGCGAGCTGGGCCTGGACGAACAGCGGTGGCCGGCGCGGCAGGCGCAATGGTTCATCAATGGCCAGAAAGACGAAGGCCTGCGCCCACAACATATCCAGGCCAGCGGCGATTTGTTCCTGGCCACCATGCGCAGCATTTATGAAGCCTACGAGGCGGCCTGCGTGCGCGCCGGGGTCATCGACTTCTCCGAGCTGCTGCTGCGCGCCCTCGACCTGTGGCGTGACAATCCTGGCTTGCTGGCCCATTACCAGAAACGCTTCCGGCATATCCTGGTGGACGAGTTCCAGGACACCAACGCCGTGCAGTACGCCTGGTTGCGCCTGCTGGCCAAAGGTGGCGACAGCCTGATGGTGGTGGGCGACGATGACCAGTCGATCTACGGCTGGCGTGGCGCGAAAATCGAGAACATCTACCAGTATTCCGAAGACTTCCCGGACGCGGTCACCATCCGCCTGGAGCAGAACTACCGCTCCACCGCCGGGATCCTCAAGGCTGCCAACGCCTTGATCGCCAATAACACCGGGCGCCTGGGCAAAGAGCTGTGGACCGACGGCGGCGAAGGCGAAGCCATCAACCTGTACGCCGCGTTCAACGAGCACGATGAAGCGCGCTATGTGGTGGAAACCATCGAAAGTGCGCTGAAAACCGGTCTGGCGCGCAGCGACATCGCCATCCTGTACCGTTCCAACGCCCAATCGCGGGTATTGGAAGAAGCCTTGCTGCGCGAACGTATTCCGTACCGCATCTATGGCGGCCAGCGCTTCTTCGAACGTGCCGAAATCAAGAACGCCATGGCTTACCTGCGCCTGCTGGAAGGCCGTGGCAACGATGCGGCGCTGGAGCGGGTGATCAACATCCCGGCACGGGGCATCGGCGAGAAAACCGTCGAAGCCATTCGCGACCATGCGCGCCACGCCGATGTGTCGATGTGGGAAGCCATGCGCTTGCTGATCGCCAATAAAGGCCTGACCGGCCGTGCAGCCAGTGCGTTGGGTGTGTTTGTCGAGCTGATCGAGAACCTGGCCGCCAAGTGCGCGGAAATGCCCCTGCACCTGATGACCCAGACCGTGATCGAACAGTCGGGGCTGATCGCCTACCACGAAGCGGAAAAAGGCGAGAAAGGCCAGGCCCGGGTAGAAAACCTTGAGGAACTGGTCAGCGCTGCTCGTGCGTTCGAGAACACCGAGGAAGACGAAGAACTCACCCCGCTCGCCGCATTCCTCGGCCATGCGTCGCTGGAAGCCGGGGATACCCAGGCCGACGAGCACGAAGACAGCATCCAACTGATGACCTTGCACAGCGCCAAGGGCCTGGAGTTCCCGTACGTGTTCCTGGTGGGCATGGAAGAAGGCCTGTTCCCGCACAAGATGAGCCTGGAAGAGCCCGGCCGTCTTGAGGAAGAGCGCCGCCTGGCCTACGTGGGCATCACCCGCGCGATGCAGAACCTGGTGATGACCTACGCAGAAACCCGACGCCTGTATGGCAGCGAGACCTACAACAAGGTGTCGCGCTTCGTACGTGAAGTGCCGAAGGGGCTGATCCAGGAAGTGCGCCTGTCCAACAGCGTCAGCCGCCCGTTCGGCGGGGGCCAGCAGCAGAACTCCAGCAGCATGTTTGCCGGTTCAGAGATTCCGGAAACCCAATTCAGCCTTGGCCAGCAGGTCAGGCACTCTGTATTCGGCGAAGGCGTGATCCTCAACTTCGAAGGGGCCGGCGCCCAGGCGCGGGTGCAGGTGAATTTCGCCGAAGGCAGCAAGTGGCTGATGATGGGTTACGCGAAGCTTGAAGCCATCTGA
- a CDS encoding EAL domain-containing protein — MTLSTDLLGPSVAPAQVLRKHYATEMAVERTRLLYQGSLLPTLLMLVNGLVCAWLLWNPQQYLLDSIWLVWLLALVAMRVIQVAAFDSAMPSRQAQPVWRRMFMLGSAVSGLTLAIAAIALVPVDSFMQQAWVFGLIGAATLSASVAYAVSLPAFLSFALPCLVPAILYLFWSGEPQQRGWGVLGLILLASLSLVAWQVNRLIQRGLLRGFQNQALIEHLQQAQQRSEQLNQELVREVEQRRQAEQELRNAQIGLQDRVAQRSQELDAASLALNKSEARLAMALQASELGLWDWNLQTDEVHHTQLKELFGLEPEYVTAMLSHLKPRLHPEDLPLLKRALVEHLKGRSEDYQVEYRVRHGDGHWVWIEDRGRAVERTASGRVTRMLGTRRDISAGKALEEQQRLASTVFEAASEGIVILDPDYKLIAVNQAFSRVTGFEIDDMLGRNVVELPSSRDARRHFPVIRQALLSHGTWQGELVETRKNGELYPQWLQLNVVRDVRGKVSHIVGFFADLSARRESEERMRYLTHYDELTGLANRSLFRERLREAHQRVRQGGRSLALLHINLDRFKLLNDSLGHEVADQLLQKMARRLINALPEADTIARLSGDEFAVLFDAYGNLSSLARVATRLLAKLRVPVTVEGHELVVSASMGVSLLPDNAREISALVSQSNMAMQHAKHLGGNNFQFYTDSLQASTLERLQLENHLRKAIDDRQLSVFYQPKLCLASGKLNAVEALIRWEHPQWGMVPPGDFIGLAEETGLIVPLGEFVLRQACWQACEWQRQGLAPIRVSVNLSVHQLRQGKLVSLVRQVLEETGLDPQYLELELTESQLLDSVEHIIATFQQLRDLGVKLAIDDFGTGYSSLSYLKRIPVDYVKIDQTFIRGLGQGREDAAITRAIIAMAHGLALKVVAEGVEDQQQLDFLRGERCDEVQGYLISRPMEAEGLADLLRKNADFPQ; from the coding sequence ATGACCCTCAGCACCGACCTGCTCGGCCCCTCGGTGGCGCCCGCACAGGTTCTTCGCAAACACTACGCCACCGAGATGGCGGTCGAGCGCACGCGCCTGCTGTACCAGGGCTCGCTGCTGCCGACCCTGTTGATGCTGGTCAATGGCCTGGTCTGCGCCTGGCTGCTCTGGAACCCCCAGCAATACCTGTTGGACAGCATCTGGTTGGTCTGGCTGTTGGCCCTGGTGGCGATGCGTGTGATCCAAGTGGCAGCGTTCGATTCGGCCATGCCCAGCCGCCAGGCCCAGCCGGTGTGGCGGCGCATGTTCATGCTCGGCTCGGCGGTCAGCGGCTTGACCCTGGCTATCGCCGCCATCGCCCTGGTGCCAGTGGACAGCTTTATGCAACAGGCCTGGGTGTTTGGCCTGATCGGTGCTGCGACGTTGTCGGCCAGCGTGGCCTACGCCGTGAGCCTGCCGGCATTTTTGTCGTTCGCCTTGCCGTGCCTGGTGCCGGCCATCCTTTATCTGTTCTGGAGCGGCGAACCACAGCAGCGTGGCTGGGGCGTACTCGGCCTGATCCTGCTGGCGTCCTTGAGCCTGGTGGCGTGGCAGGTCAACCGCCTGATCCAGCGCGGGCTGTTGCGCGGCTTCCAGAACCAGGCGCTGATCGAGCATCTGCAACAGGCGCAGCAGCGCAGCGAGCAACTCAATCAGGAGTTGGTGCGTGAAGTCGAACAGCGTCGTCAGGCCGAGCAAGAGCTGCGCAACGCCCAGATCGGCCTGCAGGACCGCGTCGCGCAGCGCAGCCAGGAGCTGGACGCGGCCAGCCTGGCCCTGAATAAAAGCGAAGCGCGCCTGGCCATGGCCCTGCAGGCCAGTGAGTTGGGACTGTGGGACTGGAACCTGCAAACCGACGAAGTCCACCACACCCAGCTCAAGGAGCTGTTCGGCCTGGAACCGGAGTACGTCACGGCGATGCTCAGCCATCTCAAGCCGCGCCTGCATCCCGAAGACCTGCCGCTGCTCAAGCGTGCCCTGGTGGAACACCTCAAGGGCCGCAGCGAGGACTACCAGGTGGAATACCGCGTGCGCCATGGCGATGGGCACTGGGTATGGATCGAAGACCGAGGCCGCGCCGTCGAGCGTACGGCCAGCGGCCGGGTCACGCGCATGCTCGGCACACGCCGCGACATCAGCGCCGGCAAAGCCCTGGAGGAACAGCAGCGTCTGGCGTCGACCGTATTTGAAGCGGCCAGCGAAGGCATTGTGATCCTCGATCCAGACTACAAACTGATCGCTGTGAACCAGGCCTTCAGTCGCGTCACAGGCTTTGAAATCGACGATATGCTCGGTCGCAACGTGGTTGAGCTGCCCAGCAGCCGTGACGCCCGTCGCCACTTCCCGGTGATCCGCCAGGCGTTGCTCAGCCATGGCACCTGGCAGGGCGAGTTGGTGGAGACGCGCAAGAATGGCGAGCTGTACCCGCAATGGCTGCAATTGAACGTGGTGCGCGATGTTCGAGGAAAAGTTAGCCATATCGTCGGCTTCTTCGCCGATCTCTCGGCGCGGCGTGAATCCGAAGAGCGCATGCGCTACCTTACCCATTACGACGAGCTGACCGGCCTGGCCAACCGCTCGCTGTTCCGCGAACGGCTGCGTGAGGCTCACCAGCGGGTTCGCCAGGGCGGGCGCAGCCTGGCACTGCTGCACATCAATCTGGACCGTTTCAAGCTGCTCAATGACAGCCTCGGTCATGAAGTCGCCGACCAATTGCTGCAGAAGATGGCGCGTCGCCTGATCAACGCCTTGCCCGAGGCCGACACCATTGCCCGGCTGTCCGGGGATGAGTTTGCCGTGTTGTTCGACGCCTACGGCAACCTGTCGAGCCTGGCGCGCGTCGCTACGCGTCTGCTGGCAAAGCTTCGGGTGCCGGTGACGGTGGAGGGGCATGAACTGGTGGTCAGTGCTTCGATGGGCGTCAGCCTGTTGCCGGACAACGCCAGGGAAATTTCTGCGCTGGTCAGCCAGTCGAACATGGCCATGCAGCATGCCAAGCACCTGGGCGGTAATAACTTCCAGTTCTATACCGACAGCCTGCAAGCCAGCACCCTGGAGCGCTTGCAGCTGGAAAACCACCTGCGCAAAGCCATCGACGACCGCCAGCTCTCAGTGTTCTACCAGCCGAAGCTGTGCCTGGCCAGCGGCAAACTGAATGCTGTCGAGGCGTTGATCCGCTGGGAGCATCCGCAGTGGGGCATGGTGCCCCCGGGCGATTTTATCGGCCTTGCCGAAGAAACTGGCCTGATCGTGCCGCTGGGCGAATTCGTGCTGCGCCAGGCCTGCTGGCAGGCGTGTGAATGGCAGCGTCAGGGGCTGGCGCCGATCCGTGTGTCGGTGAACCTCTCGGTGCATCAACTGCGCCAGGGCAAGCTGGTCAGCCTGGTGCGCCAGGTACTCGAAGAAACCGGCCTGGACCCGCAATACCTCGAGCTGGAGCTGACCGAAAGCCAATTGCTGGACAGCGTCGAACACATCATCGCCACCTTCCAGCAACTGCGCGATCTGGGCGTGAAGCTGGCGATCGACGATTTTGGCACCGGCTATTCGTCCCTCAGTTACCTCAAGCGCATTCCCGTGGACTACGTGAAGATCGACCAGACCTTCATCCGCGGGCTTGGCCAGGGGCGAGAGGACGCCGCCATCACCCGGGCAATCATCGCCATGGCCCACGGGCTGGCGCTCAAGGTGGTGGCCGAAGGCGTGGAAGACCAGCAGCAGTTGGATTTCCTGCGCGGCGAGCGTTGTGACGAGGTGCAGGGCTATTTGATCAGCCGGCCAATGGAGGCCGAAGGGCTGGCAGATTTGTTACGGAAAAATGCAGATTTTCCCCAGTGA